A genomic stretch from Hymenobacter psoromatis includes:
- the pgk gene encoding phosphoglycerate kinase (Converts 3-phospho-D-glycerate to 3-phospho-D-glyceroyl phosphate during the glycolysis pathway) → MNTLANYNFAGHRAVVRVDFNVPLDKDLRITDDTRIRAATPTIMKILGDGGSVVLLSHLGRPKGGYEKKYSLESLLPRLAQEYGRSVQWAGDVLSEEALATAQALRPGQVLLLDNVRFHPEEEAGDEAFAQKLARLGDVYVNDAFGTAHRRHASTAVMAHYFAPQDRVGGLLLQGELSNAQKVLDNPEHPFTAIMGGAKISDKIELIERLLDKVDNLLIGGAMVYTFAVAQGGSVGNSLVEADKVDLAKRLIAKAEEKGVNLILPGDSLIADKFANDANVDVAGNHDIPVGWMGLDIGPDAREQFASIIQDSKTILWNGPMGVFEMSNFSLGTEYVARAVAEATDAGAYSLIGGGDSAAAVQQLGYANRVSYISTGGGALLEFMEGKELPGVTALG, encoded by the coding sequence ATGAACACCCTCGCCAACTACAACTTCGCCGGCCACCGCGCCGTGGTGCGCGTCGATTTCAACGTGCCGCTCGACAAGGACCTGCGCATCACCGACGACACCCGCATCCGGGCGGCCACGCCCACCATCATGAAAATTCTGGGCGACGGTGGCTCGGTGGTATTGCTCTCGCACCTGGGCCGGCCCAAGGGCGGCTACGAAAAGAAATACTCGCTCGAAAGCCTGCTGCCGCGCCTGGCTCAGGAGTATGGCCGCTCGGTGCAGTGGGCCGGCGACGTGCTTTCCGAGGAGGCGCTGGCCACGGCCCAGGCCCTGCGGCCCGGCCAGGTATTGCTGCTCGACAACGTGCGCTTTCACCCCGAGGAAGAGGCTGGCGATGAAGCATTTGCTCAAAAGCTGGCGCGCCTCGGCGATGTGTACGTGAACGATGCCTTTGGCACGGCGCACCGCCGCCACGCCTCCACGGCCGTGATGGCGCACTACTTCGCGCCCCAGGACCGGGTAGGCGGCCTGCTGCTGCAAGGCGAGCTTAGCAACGCCCAAAAAGTGCTCGACAACCCCGAGCATCCCTTCACCGCCATCATGGGCGGGGCCAAGATTTCGGATAAGATTGAGCTTATCGAACGCCTGCTCGATAAGGTGGATAACCTGCTCATCGGCGGGGCGATGGTCTATACGTTTGCCGTGGCGCAGGGGGGTAGCGTGGGCAATTCGCTGGTCGAGGCCGATAAGGTGGACTTGGCTAAGCGCCTCATTGCCAAAGCTGAAGAGAAAGGCGTGAACCTCATTTTGCCCGGCGACAGCCTCATCGCTGACAAATTTGCCAACGACGCCAACGTGGACGTGGCCGGCAACCACGATATCCCTGTGGGTTGGATGGGCCTCGACATCGGCCCCGATGCCCGTGAGCAGTTCGCCAGCATCATCCAGGATTCCAAAACCATTCTCTGGAACGGCCCGATGGGCGTGTTCGAGATGAGCAATTTCTCGCTGGGCACCGAGTACGTAGCCCGCGCCGTGGCCGAGGCCACCGACGCCGGGGCCTACTCGCTCATCGGCGGCGGCGACTCAGCGGCGGCCGTGCAGCAGCTCGGCTATGCCAACCGCGTGAGCTACATCAGCACCGGCGGCGGCGCGCTGCTGGAGTTTATGGAGGGTAAGGAGTTGCCCGGCGTTACGGCACTAGGGTAG